A DNA window from Octopus bimaculoides isolate UCB-OBI-ISO-001 chromosome 12, ASM119413v2, whole genome shotgun sequence contains the following coding sequences:
- the LOC128249190 gene encoding ubiA prenyltransferase domain-containing protein 1 homolog, with protein sequence MAILKELLLSVRPWSFSASIVPSIIGIILVRTNPDHNPTMCLICSTLFTVLLIHAAGNLNNTFCDFINGVDQKDSTHDPTLTDAKLTKDQLLLLRNVCYIASLFSLTFTVVYSPASHLSLIVLYSLGVVSSLIYTGWIALKYRALGDFLIFLTFGPLVTEFSYLSCSGFLSGRAAVLVLPMATNAVAILHANNMRDEVADRKAGILTLPMVLGKHISRQLMIVLLFSSYIFLLLIIAFTCNLLFVLPALTAFALVPLYKRVQEFDMIGLPETLAKLNLVQGLLYCFTLLFSNI encoded by the coding sequence ATGGCGATTTTGAAAGAGCTTTTGCTGTCAGTCCGACCTTGGTCTTTTTCGGCATCTATCGTCCCTAGTATTATTGGGATAATCCTAGTGAGAACTAACCCCGACCACAATCCGACTATGTGCCTTATTTGTAGTACATTATTCACTGTACTTTTAATTCATGCTGCTGGTAACCTGAACAACACCTTCTGCGATTTCATAAATGGGGTCGATCAGAAAGATTCCACACACGACCCGACCCTGACCGATGCCAAACTGACCAAAGACCAGCTGTTATTATTGCGAAATGTTTGCTATATCGCTTCTCTCTTTTCACTCACTTTCACCGTTGTCTATTCCCCGGCTTCACATCTATCCTTGATTGTTCTGTACAGTCTGGGAGTTGTTAGCAGTTTGATCTACACCGGTTGGATAGCCCTCAAATACAGGGCACTAGGCGATTTCCTGATCTTCTTAACTTTTGGACCTTTAGTAACAGAGTTTTCTTACCTAAGCTGCAGCGGTTTCTTGTCCGGAAGGGCAGCAGTCCTAGTGCTGCCCATGGCAACCAATGCGGTCGCTATACTCCACGCTAACAACATGAGGGACGAAGTAGCCGATAGGAAAGCAGGAATTCTCACTCTACCCATGGTACTTGGAAAGCACATTTCTCGTCAGCTGATGATAGTGCTGCTCTTTTCGTCTTACATATTTCTTCTACTCATAATCGCTTTCACATGTAACCTGCTCTTTGTTTTGCCCGCATTAACTGCATTTGCTCTGGTTCCGCTTTACAAACGCGTACAGGAATTTGACATGATCGGACTTCCCGAGACACTGGCCAAACTTAATTTAGTACAAGGTTTGCTCTACTGTTTCACGCttcttttctcaaatatttaa
- the LOC106870432 gene encoding ubiA prenyltransferase domain-containing protein 1 homolog isoform X1, with the protein MQNNSHAKEGNKCHLKKTSLSQELSKYLAALRPWSFTSSFTPVALGSALAYMEHAEFSLLISLVTCLTALSVHAAGNLVNTYVDYVRGIDTKKKKDANHKTLVDSVLMPGDIAWLGGLSYVLGCCGFLLLTYISPARMEHLALIYFGGLSGSFLYTGGLGLKYIALGDVVVFLTFGPLTVVFAFLSQTGELSNELIFYAIPLAISAEAVLHCNNTRHMESDTDAGIVTLAILLGHTGSYILFVMLLFLPYIAFVYFGLHYSKWYFLPLLTVFESFKLERYFRYRHLEQLPRKVARLNFIFGLLYVIACILALKH; encoded by the coding sequence ATGCAAAACAATAGCCATGCTAAAGAAGGAAACAAGTGTCATCTCAAGAAAACTTCTCTTTCACAGGAATTGTCTAAATACTTAGCAGCACTTCGACCATGGTCTTTCACATCTTCTTTTACCCCAGTTGCTTTAGGCAGCGCCCTTGCCTATATGGAGCATGCCGAATTTAGCCTTCTCATCTCTTTGGTCACCTGTCTCACTGCCCTTTCTGTCCATGCTGCTGGAAATCTTGTCAACACGTACGTCGATTATGTTCGAGGAATCGAcactaagaaaaagaaagatgctaACCACAAAACATTGGTCGATTCTGTGTTGATGCCGGGTGACATTGCTTGGCTGGGAGGGTTGTCCTACGTGTTGGGATGCTGTGGATTTTTGTTGCTTACCTATATTTCTCCTGCCCGCATGGAGCACTTGGCCCTTATTTACTTCGGAGGTTTATCCGGAAGTTTCCTTTACACTGGTGGTCTTGGACTGAAGTACATTGCTCTCGGAGACGTGGTAGTCTTTCTCACTTTTGGCCCCCTTACAGTCGTGTTCGCCTTTCTTTCACAAACCGGCGAACTATCGAACGAACTCATTTTTTATGCCATCCCTTTAGCTATCAGTGCTGAAGCAGTCCTTCATTGCAATAACACTCGACATATGGAAAGTGATACAGATGCTGGGATTGTTACCTTAGCCATTCTGCTGGGCCATACTGGCTCCTACATATTGTTCGTGATGCTTTTATTTCTGCCCTATATTGCCTTTGTCTACTTTGGACTGCATTATTCCAAATGGTATTTTCTACCTCTCTTAACCGTGTTTGAATCCTTTAAATTGGAGAGATATTTTCGTTACCGTCACTTGGAACAATTGCCTCGGAAAGTGGCACGgttgaattttatttttggacTTCTTTATGTTATAGCTTGTATATTGGCACTTAAACACTGA